atcttttacttgtttctgtcattggacagtgaccatactggaacactgccttgaagggttttagttgaatgaattgatcccagtacttgttttttaaataaagtctggtgcttattctattggtctcactTTGCTAAACCATTAGGTTACAGGTACTTAGACCAATACTTATTAGNNNNNNNNNNNNNNNNNNNNNNNNNNNNNNNNNNNNNNNNNNNNNNNNNNNNNNNNNNNNNNNNacacaaagacacacacacacacacacacacacaaagatgcatacatttttatcatcatcatcattttttaacgtccattgtccatgctggcatgggttggacggtttgaccatagctggcaagcaggagagctgcaccagtctccaatctgattttgtatgtgtatatgtgtgtacgcagatacatgcatacaaagaagCTCAGCAAGCTGGGCTTccttcagcttctgtctactaaTCCACTGACAAAGCACTATGGTCGagtctggggttatagtagaagacacccaaggtgtcatgctgtgggactgaacccgaaaccatgtggttgggaagcaaacttcttaccacacagtcaaaacaaccaatataaacaaatttctaatactttatttataatattctttgttGCTCTTTTGCAGATGGCTGCTTTAAACATGGACAAAATTCCTGGCTCTGTTGGATACCAAATACTTAATGAAGAAGGTGCGATTCTGAGTGTAAGTAAAATTCTAATCATTTCTTCCTTGTTCTTTCACATTCGCTGTCTCCTCTaaaatacatgatatacatatattctctgaataatgatgatgatgaaaagcagtgttgctggtgccatgtaaaaagcactggtgatagtgtcacataaaaagcacccggtacacttATAAATgcagttggtattaggaagtgcatccagctgtagagactaaGCCAAGACAGGCTATGGAACCTGGTGAGGCCCCTGGCTTTGCCACCTCTCACCAAGCTGTCCaagtcatgccagcatggaaaatggacgttaaatgatgatgatcaataaattataataatcctttctataataggcacaaggcctaaatttggggggaggagctagtcgattatatcaaccctagcgTTTTActagatacttattttatcaaccttaaaaggatgaaaggcaaagttgaccttgatggaatttgaactgagaacataaagacatgaaatacactaagcattttgcccagcatgctaatgattctgccagcttaataatattatttgaaaccataataatggtttcaaattttggtacaaggccagcaaattagGGGAAAGAGTGAAGTTGactacaccaaccccagtgcccaactgacacttattttatcaaccctgacagaattaaaggcaaagtcaaccttgacagaatttgaactaagagcataaagatggacaaaatgccactatgcattttgtctggtgtgctaatgattctgccagcatgccaccttatTCTTCTGTAAGATAGTGATAAATTGTTTAAATTTACATACACTTTAAAACAAGTCAGCTTTGTATTATAGAAGCAAGAGTAGTCGTTGAGAGATTGGTATTAAAAGTATTAAAGTATACACTCACAAACTGGTTTTCACTTCTTCAAGTCCTTAATCTTTTACTTttgcagttctttattttattcagtgTTTTTGCCCATAGCTTTTATTTGAATATTAGCTGTAACAGGGAAATTTGATACAagttatgtatgaaatatatttagaactTCATAGCTGAGTATTGTCTTGTGTATGATATAGAGTGTGACTAAAGATCATATAAGGAATCCAATTTCATCTTGAAAACCTTGTATGTACACATTTTCCCTTTTACTATTTGTAaaacgtgtgtgcatacacaagcacatatcttACTGGAAACACTACTCACAATTCTATGGCTTGGTTTcaatagctggataccctttctaacaccaactattttacagagttGTAGGTACATTATTTTCATAGCACCAACATTagagaggttgtcatgtctttgacATGACAAAATAAAACCCCACATGTAACAGGGTGCACTGGGTACATATGGCACTAGCACAAGAGAGGATAGAGATGTTACTCTAATGGATAGAGAGAGCTGAATAACTGTGGCAGTGACTGCTGGATGTTGATACCAAATAGCCAATGGAGAGGGAGTGTAGGCAATGTGTATGAAGTAACATGCATACTTGATGGGGTCCCTTATGCAGATTTCTCATGATGGATGAGAGAGAGCAAAGGTGATAAGGCTAAAAGAGGATGGAGGCAGTTGAAGTGTTAGTGAGAGGGTCAGATAGGTCCAATGGTGTCCCTTGTTACACTGGAAGCAATGTTCAGTTAACAGAAGATATTTGTCACCATCCTTAATCAGACTGGCAGCACAGTACAGTCAGAATGAAAAGGGATGAAATTGACTGAGAGATAATAAAGGCATGGGTAATGTTAGTAGTATAAGTAAATATTAGTAAAGGGTTCTGTTATAAGAAGGATATATGATGGAGGGGCAAGTGTTAGGTGTATTAGATGAGCTGTCAGAGAGGCTAATGATGTAGACCTagcagtatgcatatatacataaaatgataatggtgatatatgtatgtgcatatgcatgtaaacactcacatacaaatacacatgttcaTTTGCATATACTGTTGTAAAACGGTGTACTGAGTTGTGTCCCTTTCCATCAAAGGCAACTTAGCCATTCaacaaatagaaatcaataaaacaagcaGCAAATTAAAAGGAGTACTGAAGCTGATATAATCATCTAAACCCTTGAAGGGATTATCCCAGCTTGACCAaagcccaatgactgaaaaaacgtaatagaataaaagaatcagtgaagaatttagttaacAAGTGACAGGAAGAGCTTTGTTGCGGTATACATCTGAATAGACTAAGTCAGTGTTCTTGCTTTGGTACTAAGTATACTAAAATTGGAATGATACAAAGATTAGCATGGCTCCTGCATAAGGATGACATGAAAATTTGTGAAGCGATCCATATttttttaggtgcaggcatggctctgtggttaagatgTCTACTTCCCAATTatgtgctttcaggttcagtccctctgcttgGCACcttgtcttctattttagccccaagctgaccaaagccttacgagtgaaatttgtagacagaaactgttagcagcccatattgtgtgtgtgtgtgtgtgtgtgtgtgtgtgtgtgtgtgtgtgtgtgtgtgtgtgtgtgtgtgcatgcactagCTTGTCCCTTtccccacaactgcttgacaactggtttggGTTTGCTTGTATCGCCATGTATACATTtggcacacacgtatgtgtgtgtatacagtttcCATTGATCAAATTTAACTCACTTGGAATGGGACCAGAAATTATGTTGTTATGAAGTGAATTTCGCAACCACACAGCTATGGTTAAATTATACACGAgattaatatcattttcattttttttttttttttttaatctgaaagaCTTCCTAAAATATAGACTGATTCATAAGAATACGCCTTTATGATTTATATTTCCAGTCGTTTGGTGAACTAGAATATGATGAAGTCACCGCTAACCGAATATACAGATTCCTGCACATAGCATGTAAAATGCCACTTGCTGAAAGGAAAGATTACTGGAAAAGAATTATGGGTAAATATAACAGCTGTTTCTTACTATCtatcattctgtttttctttctttaaaagaaacctcggctggtaacatgtaaaaggcactcaatatactctgtggagtggtttgcattaggaagagcatctgacaaTAGAAACCAAGTGAAAACAAACTGGAGTTGATGCTGCTCTCTGGTTTACCATCTCCAGTcaaaaccgtctaacccatgccagaatggaaagcagacattcagtgatgatgatgatacatggcTTATTCAAAATAGGAAAGGCTTCACTCCTGAATTTTTTCAGGATTCCTATGGCTagtggaaggaaaagagagaggaattTATTCTTGAATGTTCATAGCAGAGGTCACTTTACTAAAGACAGCCAAGGAccatgtcatcatcactgtttcatcattgttttaatatctgcttttctatgtttgcatgggtccaATGAAATTCATTGAGTCAGATTTTccagtgtcttctatagcctcaagctaTATCATATCTGTCTTTTGTGGAGTGAACTCTGCTATGAACATTCAAGAATaaattcctcttttctttccttccaccAGCCATAGAAATCCTGAAAGAAATTCAGGAGTGAAGTCTTTCTTGTTTTGAATAATccatgtaccatcatcatcatcatcaccttgcTTGCAAacaaggtgagagttggcaactgTAAGGgcatctacctcaataaactggcccatgcaagcataaaaaagtgggccttaaaacaatgatgatgatgagggaggatgacacaaacacatacttgttGATTGTGGCTCACTTTCGAAATGAATGTCCTGCCTCTTTGCAAGGTACATAATCTGCTTAATCCAGTTTGGTTGACTTATAAAAAAAAGCCTATTTCAGTCTTCAAAGTTGAGTGGGTAGCAACTGCAGTTATTCCAACGGAACTCTGCTGAGCCCATGCATGcatgaaaaaaatacatttattgatttttttttatattacatgtGAATGATGAAACACTGGTGTTTGTGCAATCTCTGCCTTTCAAATTACATGCTAGTGCTATGTATAATCTATGCCAataccacatataaagcacctgtgctggtactacatgtaaagcacccagtacactctgtaaagtagttggtgttaggaagggcattcagccataaggaccatgccaaatcagacatggaacctggccagctcctgtcaaactgtctgatccatgccagcatgggaaacagatattaaatgatgatgaaagcattAGCCAACCCAAAACAGTAGCAAAAGACAATTCCTCAAAGAGTTGAGCTTGAACACACAAACCATGAGGTtgtgaaacaaacattttaaccatgCAACCATGCCTGTGTACTAACATGTGTATTTATTCTCAAGTTATTATCTGGATTTTTAATAATAGTGTAGATAAAACCTATTGGTGAACCAAATTAATTGACATTTCAGTTTCCATGTGTAACCATTTCATTTAACCTTTATCACTAATGTCCTTGACATAGTCATGAATGTAAAAAATTTCATTCCTCCTCATTTGTAAACATAAATCTGAGTCTTTCTATAAGTGACACTTATTAACAGCTGGACTTTTTGGGTTCTTTTCTTCTTGCAATTGCTTgatcataatttttcttttattagctaatataaatgatattggaTTTTAATTTAACTCACTTGGAATGGAACCAGAAACTTTGTGGTTATGAAGTGAATTTCGCAACCACACAGCTATGGTCAATATAcactcctccactgctaatttggtcaacTAAATAATGGAAACTGTCTACTACCTCTAACGATCTCCCTTGGCATTGGAGGAAATCTATTTCCTAAGTGTTCTTTATTATTCCTGCAGATCTGCCACatacacaaagactactttctctattCACCTTTTTGTGATTTGACTGCATCTCTGTGTTCATAGCTTGCATTGGatacactgtatggaatttctatctatggtttttctacatatcaagcagatCCATTTTTATCTGCTTTCCTGCTTACTagtactttggtctttgctaaattaacagTAAGGGTCTTTGactctagaccttgcttccacatttgaaatttcttctcttaaTTCTACTATAGATTCAGCTGTAAGAACAAAGTTATCATCATAGAGAAGCTCTCACGAGCAACCAgttttaaattcttctgttatggcctggagaattATGATAAACAAAATTGAGCTGAAAACaaaccttggtggactcctacctgCATGCTAAATTTACTGCTATACTTATTCCTGAcgttcaccttactgacagcatccctgtatatGACTTGACAGCTCTCATCAGTCACTCATCTACCCCTAGTTTCTAAAGCAACCACCAGATGAGAgagtgggggaccctgtcaaaggttttctccatattgacaaatgccaagtacaggggtttatttttggccaaatgcttctcctgcagttgcctcaccAGGAAGATAGCACCAAACCATCTCATCTatgctaactctcttcctaattagttgagctatgactcTTTCTGTAACTTCCATGATCTAggccaacaatttgatacctctgtggTTACTTCTAGGGCAtctcctttacctttgtagcaattgacttcaatgttgctacaccagtcattgggtatgaccaCAGCCTGGTCAAACTGATTagctatatgggtgactaggctgtatctcactctgccagatattttaagcttcTCGTAAATAATTCCTGATGGACCAAGAGCtttgggctttttcagtttcctccaatcaaatctactcacaaggcctagAACtttaagagaagacacttgcccaatgtaccacacacacaataggactgaatctAAAGttgcatggttgggaagcaagcttcttaaccatacagtcattCTTTTCACTGTTTATAAAGTAATACTGATGGTGGTTAATTATTAGGCAGTCACACTTAATACTtcgtagttattatttttttctttttttgaaacgTAAATAAAATTCCACTATTAAATGTTTCAAGTtttacaaattgtatttttattttacagtgcTCTGGGAGGATTTCATGTATGTCATCACTGTATCGAATCGCAAAATCTATGTATGCAAACGGATTTATCAACCAGAGGCTGTGAATGTTTGAAGAAGTGGTACCTGTGTATAAACTACAgattgtataaataaaatgttatgtgGTAACTCGTTGTACAAAGCCAACGGACTTAAAGACAGAAAAACAGCAACACAGAccctcctttcttttttcctgtctGGTCTTAAAAATCTTTTCCAAACTGACTGATTCCATGATTGATACATTTGAACATACCTATTAAGTTCACTTAAGATCACTGTTCCAATCAAATCCTTTCCCTCTAACTTAAATGAACAGGACAAGACGAAAAATATATTGCTCTCTCTACATCTGACTCTTCTTTCCGAGGCTGTTTTAGCCTTACTTTCTCTTTTAGACTGgatttctctcttacacacactcacatcactATTGAATATGAGTAAGTACGTGTAtgtagaaaaacaggaaaaaaaaaaaaaaaggatagtaAAGCAGGAGCTTTATTTCCAGTTTATCTATGCATACaccttacatatttgtatttaataggcacaaatatattctttgaacTATCCTAAATTCTATTTGCTTTCATGTGCAGACTTTTATGAAGAGATATAATGAATACTGTTTCTCTGACGGTAACTGGAACTGAAATTACTGTTAaaactgtttgaaatatatatatatatatatatacacacacacacacatatacataaataaaaatgtgtgtgtgtgcaaaatattagttattaatttcttttttttaattatggaaATCTTCTTTAGGAGGTGGCCGCCAAGGAAGTACAGTCCAAGATTTGGTGCTTCACTAGGTGCAACTTGGTGTTACTTCAATTGACAACTCAGTTGGTGTTAAGCCTGGTTAAGAGAAATCAGTTTCaaaatttccttttatatttgaGATTTTAATAGCTTTGAAATCATTTACTTTCTTTTGCAACAGTTTTCTAAGAATTAAAGACTTTTTGGTTTACACCTGACACGTATCTTTTTATCATGAACGAAATATACCTGCACCATGTAACTAAGATATGATAGATAAACTCGGTGTATGCAATTAAAACATCATTAAATCAAAATAGCCATCTGTGTAccatacctaatatatatacactagtaaAAGGCATAATGCTGTGattttcattcaacaaaaaattttttcatagatatgtattaaatatacatcAGAGCAAGACAAACTTTCTTGTAGTTGTGTCTCACGAGAGTTCTCATGAGTTGCTGCTGTGATGTTTGCTTTACTCCAATATATGTTGTCTGCAAAGAGATTTCCTCACAGACGAAAACCACAGCATCATACCTTTCactgatgtatatatgttacgTATCACAGTtggttattttatataattttaaagttggttttcagtcagacaaaaatttttaatgatataaaacGACATGAAGTtggaattattttctttaattagtaataataatatttttatatggttTATTTTCCTTAAGTAATTGACTTCTACTATTTAACTAAGtaactttattaaaatattttcatctaaGTAAATCTAGGGTATGATTAGAAATTAACTCACCTTgattacaatatttctttttacttacatcatgttatctattattttattttatactttgttttcttctttgtcttttccagattttttaatttttcttttttgttatattgACTTTTCATAAGCTCAAAAGTAACTATGATGTGTTCAAAGagacacaaagaagaaaaatatataaagaaattcacCCAAATGTGTATGCTTCCTTCCTGAATAAGATTCTGAATAAGATCCCCTTGTCCTTCCTTACAAATCCAGCAAAATTATCATGGCTGATTAtttaataaagtatttataaaatgtgtgtgtgtatatatatatatatatatattaaatatgaaattgaaaaaatgataaagaatctttcataaaaaaatgtgcatttgtctttttatgtatagaaacatcaattcatcatcatatttatgtttcaatcatttttgttttaaattggtGCTTCTGAagtaacattatcattattaatgtccacttttctttgAAGCATGTTTTCTACAACCATATCTTTCTTGTGTCCAACCGTCATGTGCTTTTAAGTatggtaatatttccttatggccaGTTTCTTACTAAAGACCTGGcccaaccaaagatttgtgagtggatctggtagacagaaattaaaagaagccttttgtgtgtgtgtgtgtcttgacacTACATGATATAAGTGAACATCATTCATTTCCTGTGTTTTGTAGaaaatgtctggtcatggggaaatatattACTTGTTTGGAAAccagtaagggttggcaacaggaaaagtggatgttaaaaaatatgatatatgtatgtatatgtaaacctaCATAGTAATTCTACAAACATGttatatttaactatttctctgtagattgaaaGAAATTAACAGCCTTCATCAATTTTTTAGCCTTATTGCAGTCGCATTAGAGGTGTCTACATCACTTGACCAATCTCAGAGAAATAAAGAGCCTATTTGTTTCTATACACAATAAATCCAGTAGTTTCAGGGAATTGGAGCTGCTAATTTTGCATATGGCAAGTCTTTATCACTCTATTTAATATGATTGACTTGTCAGTGGGGATCCCAGTCCATACAGTATCAAAGTATGTTATAATTTACGTaaacctaccaaatccactcacgatcTTCAGTCAACCCAGGGATATTGGAGACACTTCACCCAAGATGCTGTGTAATGAGCCTGAACCCATTTGagtaaaaagggtaaagacccccttcggtcatgaatgactatgggattgcatctagaaagttactctccaaggcacaagtcctagcaaggttgtttatggatgaccacCAGTCActcatacataccagcctcccttctcttcgtcactgatgttatctaagggaaaggcaccagtgaactggagcaacatgaaataaaagtgttttgctcaagaacaacacacagcctggtctgggaatcgaactcactacctcatgattgtgaggaATCCAGCgctcttaccactgagccatgtgcctctGGTTGACTAACCAAGTTACATGGCTCTCAGATCATAAGTTATAAATCACAGGTTCAAATATTGACTTCGTATTGCATGATATGGCTCTCGCTCTTTTTATCAATAGGCATAATATGCATGTTATAGTTTTAAGTTGgtaaatgttaaaaagaaaaaaataactgtcaGGAATAAAGCATCTGTTACAAGAATTTCTGTAAATTTTCAGAATACTACATTCTCAGAGAATCAGTTACAGATGGTAGATTTACAGTTGAGAGGTTAACCGTTTGT
This DNA window, taken from Octopus bimaculoides isolate UCB-OBI-ISO-001 chromosome 9, ASM119413v2, whole genome shotgun sequence, encodes the following:
- the LOC106868035 gene encoding ragulator complex protein LAMTOR4 homolog isoform X1 — protein: MAISLIKSIFTNLTRMAALNMDKIPGSVGYQILNEEGAILSSFGELEYDEVTANRIYRFLHIACKMPLAERKDYWKRIMVLWEDFMYVITVSNRKIYVCKRIYQPEAVNV
- the LOC106868035 gene encoding ragulator complex protein LAMTOR4 homolog isoform X2 encodes the protein MAALNMDKIPGSVGYQILNEEGAILSSFGELEYDEVTANRIYRFLHIACKMPLAERKDYWKRIMVLWEDFMYVITVSNRKIYVCKRIYQPEAVNV